A single region of the Sorghum bicolor cultivar BTx623 chromosome 9, Sorghum_bicolor_NCBIv3, whole genome shotgun sequence genome encodes:
- the LOC8085095 gene encoding probable E3 ubiquitin-protein ligase LUL3, with protein sequence MGASSSRRRRDDYYPPPHHYSSYPPPPPPPPHHHHPPPPPPPPHHRPPPPPPPSSYYYHPHPPPPHAYHGPWHPAPAPPPQPQPPALTGPPPEFVEHQQAQKVKNYVNLHKDTIRLVPDDADPDRRLVAFTFDAITDGSVTIYYFAKEEKDCSFSSIYPELQTPTKIPFEKGLAQRFIQPSGSGVDLGFFSLDELSSSSGEVFPLVVYAEAYPSPEEGGPSVNSTRAQITLAVLEKHNNDLQVKVVKQILWIDGVRYELQEIFGMVNSTESDVADADADDTGKECVICLTEPRDTAVMPCRHLCLCSECAKTLRFQSNKCPICRQPVEKLMEIKVRSSEP encoded by the exons ATGGGCGCGTcatccagccgccgccgccgggacgaCTACTACCCGCCGCCGCACCACTACTCCTCCTacccgcccccgccgccgccgccgccgcaccaccaccacccgccgcctccccctccgccgccgcaccACCGTCCtccccctccgccgccgccctccTCGTACTACTACCACCCGCACCCGCCGCCCCCGCACGCGTACCACGGCCCGTGGCaccccgcgcccgcgccgccgccgcagccgcagccgcccGCGCTGACGGGGCCTCCGCCCGAGTTCGTGGAGCACCAGCAGGCGCAGAAGGTGAAGAATTACGTCAATCTGCACAAGGACACCATCAGGCTCGTGCCCGACGACGCTGACCCCGACCGCCGCCTCGTCGCCTTCACTTTCGACGCGATAACCGACGGCAG TGTGACTATATATTACTTTGCCAAGGAAGAAAAGGACTGTAGTTTTTCTTCAATATACCCAGAATTACAGACGCCAACAAAGATACCCTTCGAGAAAGGGTTGGCCCAAAGGTTTATCCAGCCCTCTGGATCTGGTGTTGACTTGGGATTCTTTTCTCTGGATGAGCTTTCGAGTTCGTCAGGGGAAGTGTTCCCACTTGTTGTTTATGCAGAAGCATAtccatctccagaggaaggtgGCCCATCAGTAAACTCCACTCGTGCACAGATTACTCTTGCTGTTTTGGAGAAGCATAACAACGACCTTCAAGTCAAAGTTGTGAAGCAAATCTTGTGGATTGATGGCGTTAGGTATGAGCTACAGGAAATTTTTGGTATGGTCAACTCCACTGAATCAGATGTTGCCGATGCTGATGCTGATGACACGGGGAAGGAATGTGTTATCTGCTTGACAGAACCAAGAGACACTGCTGTTATGCCTTGTAGACATTTG TGTTTATGCAGTGAATGCGCAAAAACTCTACGATTTCAATCAAATAAATGCCCAATATGCAGACAGCCTGTTGAAAAACTGATGGAGATCAAAGTTAGAAGTTCTGAACCATAA
- the LOC8085096 gene encoding preprotein translocase subunit SCY2, chloroplastic: MSPSLALAHSSLPFPSRRALPTQLPRRLAPKHPSPCAYGLLLDGTLQRPLRTPRRLAVFASASAASAVVPPHGEGGGGTAAGRKRTGYRNRFLDLARLGAVAEGSAEAFFRSEIRRRLAVTAALIVLSRVGYFIPLPGFDRRLIPDSYLSFSPLPADDLGDFSSELKLSFFQLGISHQISASIVMQVLCHVLPSLEKLRKEGLDGHEKLKGYIWWLSLCFATVAAFTVSCYSLQYSVYAASYRVKHIIITSLLLVLGAMSMTWICDTITESGFGHGSSLIICVGILTGYTDTLHKMITQFSGNFSYCWPYVLGVAGIFMILTMGAVLVTEGCRKIKLQYYGFKLASGAGNESTPVTEVEPYIPFNINPTGMQPLLTTSYLLAFPSIMASIFASPFWENLREILNPKTSTGGTPWVYYSTYAFLVFVFNIFDIANLPKEISDYLNKMSARVPRIKPGRATVDYLTKIQTSTRFWGGLLLSLLATSSLLLDRYLRQINEGFSIGFTSVLIIVGSIIELRRSYQAYNVMPALSKVLRRYGA; encoded by the exons ATGTCCCCCTCTCTCGCGCTGGCGCATTCCTCACTCCCGTTCCCTTCGCGCCGCGCGCTCCCCACCCAGCTGCCCCGCCGCCTCGCCCCCAAACACCCGTCCCCTTGTGCTTATGGTCTCCTCCTCGACGGTACGCTCCAGCGGCCGCTCCGCACGCCTCGACGCCTCGCCGTCTTCGCCAGTGCTTCGGCGGCGTCCGCTGTGGTCCCGCCGCATGGAGAGGGAGGTGGTGGCACGGCGGCGGGGCGGAAGCGCACGGGGTACCGGAACCGGTTCCTGGACCTGGCGCGGCTTGGGGCGGTGGCGGAGGGCTCGGCGGAGGCCTTCTTCCGCAGCGAGATCCGCCGCCGGCTGGCCGTCACTGCCGCGCTCATCGTGCTCAGCCGCGTGGGCTACTTCATCCCGCTCCCAGGGTTCGACCGCCGCCTCATCCCAGACTCTTACCTCAGCTTCTCCCCGCTTCCTGCAG ATGACCTAGGTGATTTCTCCTCAGAATTGAAGCTTTCGTTTTTCCAGCTGGGGATCAGTCATCAAATTTCAGCATCTATTGTCATGCAG GTTCTCTGTCATGTTCTTCCATCACTTGAAAAGCTCCGCAAGGAAGGATTAGACGGACATGAGAAGTTAAAAGGCTATAT ATGGTGGCTTTCTTTGTGTTTTGCAACTGTGGCTGCTTTTACTGTGTCATGCTATTCCCTGCAGTATTCAGTATATGCTGCAAGTTACAG GGTTAAGCATATAATTATAACAAGTCTTTTGCTTGTTCTTGGTGCAATGTCAATGACATGGATTTGTGACACCATAACAGAATCTGGATTTG GACATGGTTCATCTTTGATTATCTGTGTGGGAATTTTGACTGGCTACACAGATACACTACACAAGATGATAACTCAGTTTTCAG GGAATTTTTCCTATTGTTGGCCTTACGTCTTGGGAGTAGCTGGAATTTTTATGATTCTCACCATGGGGGCTGTGCTGGTGACTGAAGGATGCAGGAAGATAAAACTTCAGTACTACGGATTTAAATTAGCTTCTGGTGCAGG GAATGAAAGCACCCCAGTTACAGAGGTTGAGCCATATATCCCCTTCAACATCAATCCGACTGGAATGCAGCCCTTGCTTACAACCTCATACTTGCTAGCTTTTCCAAGCATCATGGCCAG TATTTTTGCCTCGCCCTTTTGGGAAAACTTGAGGGAAATTTTGAATCCAAAGACTTCAACTGGTGGTACTCCCTGGGTTTATTACTCGACATATGCTTTTCTTGTCTTCGTCTTCAATATTTTTGATATT GCTAACTTACCCAAAGAGATATCTGATTACCTGAATAAGATGAGTGCGAGGGTACCAAGGATAAagcctggaagagcaacagtaGACTACCTTACAAAGATACAAACATCAACGCGTTTTTGGG GAGGTCTACTGCTAAGCTTGCTTGCAACTTCCTCTTTATTGCTTGACCGATATCTCAGGCAAATAAATGAAGGGTTTTCAATAGGGTTCACATCAGTCTTGATTATT GTGGGCTCAATCATTGAGCTTAGAAGATCATATCAAGCGTACAATGTGATGCCAGCACTAAGCAAAGTTCTGAGGAGATATGGTGCTTAA
- the LOC8085097 gene encoding uncharacterized protein LOC8085097: MMSAVASSFPSRGHAAPFGGSRALPPPPSTRRSTSLRRPRVSALGGGLEGEAGKILDPRATPFQILGLDATTAFYSAAQLKAAFRARVKEFHPDVCKDPENADLIMRRVIEAYQDAHILVLKGHLMCFHFQMILVQLVQYLKVMEKMTLFSLLLGSVQESAYTM, from the exons ATGATGTCCGCCGTCGCATCGTCTTTCCCGTCGCGCGGCCACGCGGCCCCGTTCGGCGGCTCGAGGGCACTGCCACCGCCGCCGTCTACGCGGCGCAGCACGTCCCTCCGCCGTCCGCGCGTCTCGGCGCTCGGTGGGGGCCTCGAGGGAGAGGCGGGGAAGATACTGGATCCGCGCGCCACGCCGTTCCAGATCCTCGGcctcgacgccaccaccgccttcTACTCCGCCGCCCAACTCAAGGCCGCCTTTCGCGCCCGG GTGAAGGAATTCCATCCTGATGTTTGCAAGGACCCAGAAAACGCAGATTTAATAATGAGGCGAGTGATCGAGGCCTATCAG GATGCCCATATTCTTGTGTTAAAAGGGCACCTCATGTGTTTTCATTTTCAGATGATATTGGTACAGCTCGTGCAATATCTCAAG GTAATGGAGAAGATGACCTTGTTCAGCTTGCTGTTGGGCAGTGTCCAAGAAAGTGCATATACTATGTGA